In Spinacia oleracea cultivar Varoflay chromosome 5, BTI_SOV_V1, whole genome shotgun sequence, a single window of DNA contains:
- the LOC110790935 gene encoding caltractin-like — MVEYRHKIQSFEKKRDESLFEAWDRFKEYQREFPHHGIPKWLLLQTFYLGLSPTSKKSLDAGVGGPIMDKKEDQIEEIIEDVSSARTVRKDKPRGRHHGLTQQKRQEIKEAFELFDTDGSGTIDTKELNVAMRALGFEMTEEQINQMIADVDKDGSGAIDFDEFCHMMTAKIGERDTKEELMKAFRIIDQDNNGKISPVDIQRIAKELGENLTDREIQEMIEEADRVFYQQVFIIGFSALDRVGLVVIE; from the exons ATGGTGGAGTATAGGCACAAAATTCAATCCTTTGAGAAAAAGCGTGATGAATCCCTATTTGAAGCTTGGGATCGATTTAAGGAATACCAAAGAGAGTTCCCTCATCACGGAATACCTAAGTGGCTCCTCTTACAAACTTTCTACTTAGGACTTAGCCCAACCTCCAAAAAAAGTCTTGATGCGGGGGTGGGTGGTCCAATCATGGATAAGAAGGAGGACCAAATCGAAGAGATAATTGAAGATGTC TCAAGTGCTAGGACGGTGAGGAAAGATAAGCCACGTGGGCGTCATCATGGTCTCACTCAACAGAAGAGGCAAGAGATAAAGGAAGCTTTTGAACTGTTTGACACTGATGGCTCAG GAACTATTGATACTAAGGAGTTGAATGTTGCTATGAG GGCTCTGGGTTTTGAGATGACCGAAGAG CAAATCAATCAAATGATTGCGGATGTTGACAAGGATGGAAGTGGTGCCATTGATTTCGATGAATTTTGTCACATGATGACTGCTAAAATCGGAGAAAGAGACACTAAGGAAGAATTAATGAAAGCATTTCGTATAATCGACCAAGATAATAAT GGTAAGATTTCTCCTGTAGATATTCAACGCATTGCAAAGGAATTGGGCGAAAACCTAACTGACAGGGAAATCCAAGAGATGATTGAAGAAGCAGACcgagttttttaccagcaagtatttattattggctttagcgcgcttgatcgagttggtttagttgttatagaataa